The following proteins are co-located in the Microbulbifer sp. VAAF005 genome:
- a CDS encoding YciI family protein: MFIVSLTYIKPLEEVDKFISEHIEFLNKYYDLGYFQLSGRKEPRTGGVILVTIDSRSSLDQILKQDPFYREGLANYDMIQIIPTKSSRELEFLISA, encoded by the coding sequence ATGTTCATAGTATCTCTTACCTACATAAAGCCCCTTGAGGAAGTGGATAAGTTTATTTCAGAGCATATTGAATTCTTGAATAAGTACTACGATCTCGGGTATTTTCAGCTTTCTGGTCGTAAGGAACCTCGCACAGGTGGGGTAATCCTAGTGACCATAGATAGTCGGTCCTCGTTAGATCAGATACTTAAACAAGATCCATTCTATCGTGAAGGATTGGCTAATTATGACATGATACAAATAATACCGACTAAGTCCTCACGAGAGTTAGAGTTTCTGATTTCGGCCTAG
- a CDS encoding Type 1 glutamine amidotransferase-like domain-containing protein, translating into MAKLFLTSYFAEVASAIASFDKRLEGKRVTFIPTASIPEEITFYVEDAKKELEQLGLIVDELEVSKASVDEIKDKLQNNEYIYVTGGNTYFLLQELRRSGADKILLEQIRLGKPYIGESAGTVILSPNIAYIQEMDNPDAAKNLESYEGLNLVHFYPLPHYGNQPFKDAAELVISKYSDELELAPFSNNQLIAVIDGEAETWIAVS; encoded by the coding sequence ATGGCCAAGCTATTTTTGACTTCGTATTTTGCTGAGGTCGCGAGCGCGATCGCGAGTTTTGATAAGCGGCTTGAAGGTAAGAGGGTTACATTCATTCCTACTGCAAGCATTCCCGAAGAGATCACTTTTTATGTGGAAGATGCTAAGAAGGAACTGGAGCAGTTAGGTCTTATTGTAGATGAATTGGAAGTGTCTAAGGCTTCAGTGGATGAGATTAAAGATAAGCTGCAAAACAATGAGTATATCTATGTAACTGGTGGTAACACCTATTTCCTACTTCAAGAACTTAGGCGAAGTGGGGCAGACAAAATCTTGTTGGAGCAGATTAGGCTGGGTAAGCCCTATATAGGTGAGTCGGCAGGTACTGTAATCCTCTCGCCGAATATCGCGTATATTCAGGAGATGGATAACCCCGATGCAGCGAAGAATCTAGAGTCTTATGAAGGGTTAAATCTTGTGCACTTCTATCCCTTACCTCACTATGGAAACCAACCGTTTAAGGATGCTGCTGAACTTGTTATTTCCAAATATTCAGATGAGCTGGAATTAGCTCCATTCAGTAACAATCAGTTGATCGCTGTAATCGATGGGGAAGCAGAGACTTGGATCGCGGTGTCTTAG
- a CDS encoding TcfC E-set like domain-containing protein: protein MSSSTGWIFFSKELLPQQAAINDPYLPEASSDFSVVQNLSGSWSGVESDWGPDSYSAALNGNTIVSFGESALHSQWSVASEQDSRIHNLYWSRDFRGQAYSAGLLQPQGGFGYFRPQEAIYGVELRTSQRTRTDISYQQGAPVEINMPVRGRVEVYRDERLIHTELLEAGNRLLNTSTLPHGAYDIEVRTYDEAGRVLSRHIEFFAKDSLLPAPGEWFWSLQAGLPTRSFWGDTLPDHYEEGIVTASVARRLTTGLGLFVSGAATEEQQLLEIGGRWIGEGVEVSPSLVTSGDGRSGYRLQALLKMPYGTFSAVKTELDANTTPFNNDKYTLLPGSYSQTSLSLRTAVLGGQLSLRFSERDQNQLPDSINNGDSLSSAQKLKTLEFRHPIFKSTHWLSNATLSHSDADGEQYTSVEFQFRMRSKHWQHTANLYSDNSEQSTSSERFALQSRWYDRDLWAAEFEQQLSVEASPEANYLEARTHLAGHHGYLNTAIGLYDDDEGRAINYLGGFSTNLIATKNSLNWGGERNLQSAVIVNIEGSEDKDFEVLVNGSRRGYAKGGTTSVINLPAYRSYDLSLRPLEEGFFDYRETSETITLYPGNVGASSYQILPQILVLGRVTSLGQGLANTEIIIGEHSAQTDQYGVFQMEFHGEHNTILNTEVRWGNCKASIEAASSGDSWLNLGTIEESEANCQTGQIAEVSRVHN from the coding sequence ATGAGCAGCTCTACCGGCTGGATCTTTTTCTCAAAAGAACTGTTGCCACAACAAGCGGCAATCAATGATCCCTATTTGCCGGAAGCGAGTTCTGACTTCTCTGTCGTACAAAACCTGAGCGGTTCCTGGAGTGGGGTTGAAAGTGATTGGGGCCCGGACAGCTATAGCGCTGCATTAAATGGCAACACCATAGTGAGCTTTGGTGAGAGCGCACTGCATTCACAATGGTCTGTGGCCTCAGAGCAGGACAGCCGGATCCATAATCTGTATTGGAGTCGGGATTTTCGGGGGCAAGCCTATTCGGCCGGCCTTTTACAACCCCAGGGAGGCTTTGGCTATTTCCGGCCTCAGGAAGCGATCTATGGCGTAGAGCTACGCACTTCCCAGCGCACCCGAACCGATATCAGTTATCAACAGGGAGCGCCGGTTGAAATTAATATGCCCGTGCGCGGTAGAGTCGAGGTATATCGGGATGAACGACTTATCCACACCGAACTACTGGAGGCCGGCAACCGCCTGTTAAATACCTCTACCCTACCCCACGGCGCCTACGATATTGAGGTGCGCACCTACGATGAAGCGGGGCGGGTATTAAGCCGGCATATCGAATTCTTTGCCAAGGATTCGCTATTGCCAGCCCCAGGCGAGTGGTTTTGGAGCTTGCAGGCAGGTTTGCCCACCCGCAGTTTTTGGGGCGACACTCTGCCGGACCACTACGAAGAAGGAATTGTTACTGCCTCTGTCGCACGCCGTTTAACGACCGGATTGGGTCTTTTTGTTTCTGGCGCCGCAACCGAGGAGCAGCAATTGTTGGAAATCGGCGGTCGCTGGATTGGCGAAGGCGTTGAAGTCTCCCCAAGCTTGGTGACATCCGGTGATGGACGCAGCGGATACCGATTGCAGGCATTACTTAAAATGCCCTACGGGACTTTTAGTGCAGTAAAAACTGAGCTGGATGCCAATACAACGCCGTTCAATAACGATAAATATACATTGCTGCCGGGCAGCTATTCCCAAACAAGTCTGAGTCTGCGCACAGCAGTATTGGGCGGACAGCTATCCCTAAGATTCAGCGAGCGGGACCAAAACCAACTCCCCGACAGCATCAACAACGGCGATTCACTGAGCAGTGCCCAGAAGTTAAAAACCCTTGAGTTCCGCCACCCCATTTTTAAGAGCACCCATTGGCTCAGCAACGCCACTCTGTCCCACAGTGATGCAGACGGCGAGCAATACACCAGTGTGGAGTTCCAGTTTCGAATGCGCTCCAAACACTGGCAACACACCGCTAATCTCTATAGCGACAACAGTGAACAAAGCACTAGCAGCGAGCGATTTGCACTGCAAAGCCGCTGGTACGACCGGGATTTATGGGCGGCTGAATTTGAGCAGCAGCTTTCTGTCGAAGCATCCCCAGAAGCCAATTACCTGGAGGCCCGTACGCATTTAGCGGGACATCACGGATATTTGAATACTGCAATTGGGCTTTACGATGATGATGAAGGCCGTGCGATCAACTACCTCGGAGGATTCAGCACCAACCTGATTGCCACAAAAAATTCCCTCAATTGGGGCGGTGAGCGAAATCTCCAGAGTGCGGTTATCGTAAATATCGAAGGCAGTGAAGATAAAGATTTTGAAGTTTTGGTCAATGGCAGCCGCCGTGGATACGCCAAAGGCGGCACAACGTCAGTGATTAATTTACCGGCTTATCGCAGTTACGATCTTTCCCTACGGCCCCTCGAAGAGGGCTTTTTCGATTACCGGGAAACCTCCGAAACCATTACCCTGTATCCGGGCAATGTGGGCGCCAGCAGTTACCAGATACTGCCACAAATCCTGGTGCTGGGCCGAGTAACCAGCCTTGGCCAGGGGCTGGCAAATACAGAAATAATCATTGGCGAACACTCAGCGCAAACTGACCAATACGGCGTTTTCCAAATGGAATTCCACGGTGAACATAACACCATCCTAAATACAGAAGTTCGCTGGGGAAATTGTAAAGCCTCAATCGAAGCCGCTTCATCGGGCGATAGCTGGCTCAACCTGGGAACCATAGAAGAGTCAGAGGCCAACTGCCAGACTGGGCAAATAGCAGAGGTAAGCCGTGTCCATAACTAA
- the gltX gene encoding glutamate--tRNA ligase codes for MTVRTRIAPSPTGDPHVGTAYIALFNQCFARAQGGQFVLRIEDTDQQRSTPESEKAILDSLRWLGLDWQEGPDVGGPHGPYRQSERGDIYKTYCEELVQKGHAFHCYRTAEELEQLREGLREAGRTSLKPSDLALPEEEVEKRRATGAPYVVRMNVPESGTCVVEDLLRGTIEIDWAQVDAQILLKSDGMPTYHLANVVDDHLMEITHVLRGEEWINSAPKHKLLYEYFGWEMPVLCHLPLLRNPDKTKLSKRKNPTSILYYQRAGFMPEALLNYLGRMGWSMPDEREKFSLDEMLEHFDIQRVSLGGPVFDVEKLSWLNGLWIRELENEQLADRLTEWMFNRDNLLKVLPQAKERMETFGDFAPLVSFLASGKLPLTEDSFSGNKLPLDDQKKLLQFALWRLEALRAWDKDSIFQAVKALSTAMEIKLKDFNAPLFVAISGTTASFSVMEAMVLLGPDLSRARLRQAIDVLGGAGKKVLKRWEKEYAGLK; via the coding sequence ATGACCGTAAGAACCCGAATAGCACCGTCTCCAACTGGTGATCCCCACGTTGGTACTGCCTATATTGCCCTCTTTAACCAGTGTTTTGCCCGAGCGCAAGGCGGCCAGTTTGTATTGCGTATTGAAGATACCGACCAGCAGCGTAGTACTCCGGAATCGGAGAAAGCCATTCTCGACAGCCTGCGTTGGCTCGGACTGGATTGGCAGGAAGGACCGGATGTGGGCGGCCCCCACGGCCCCTATCGCCAGAGTGAGCGTGGCGATATCTACAAAACTTACTGCGAAGAGCTGGTACAAAAAGGGCATGCTTTCCACTGCTACCGAACAGCGGAAGAACTGGAGCAACTCCGTGAGGGGTTGCGTGAAGCGGGCCGCACTTCACTGAAGCCCAGTGACCTGGCTCTGCCGGAAGAGGAAGTTGAAAAGCGACGCGCTACGGGAGCACCTTATGTAGTGCGTATGAATGTGCCTGAAAGCGGTACCTGCGTAGTGGAAGATCTGCTACGCGGTACTATTGAAATCGACTGGGCCCAGGTAGACGCACAAATTCTGCTCAAGTCTGATGGTATGCCTACTTACCACTTGGCGAACGTGGTGGATGATCACCTGATGGAGATCACCCACGTACTGCGCGGTGAGGAGTGGATCAACTCCGCACCCAAGCACAAACTGCTGTACGAATACTTTGGTTGGGAAATGCCGGTGCTCTGCCACCTGCCGCTGCTGCGTAATCCGGACAAGACCAAGTTGTCCAAGCGCAAGAACCCCACCTCTATCCTGTATTATCAGCGCGCCGGCTTTATGCCCGAAGCACTGCTTAACTACCTCGGCCGTATGGGCTGGTCCATGCCAGATGAGCGCGAGAAGTTCTCCCTCGATGAGATGCTGGAGCACTTCGATATTCAGCGTGTCTCCCTGGGCGGCCCGGTATTCGATGTAGAGAAGCTGTCCTGGTTGAACGGCCTGTGGATTCGCGAACTGGAAAACGAGCAACTCGCCGATCGCCTCACCGAGTGGATGTTTAACCGGGACAACCTGCTTAAGGTTCTGCCCCAGGCGAAAGAGCGCATGGAAACCTTCGGTGACTTTGCACCGCTGGTTAGCTTCCTCGCCTCTGGCAAATTGCCCCTGACCGAAGACAGCTTCAGCGGTAACAAGCTGCCTCTGGATGACCAGAAGAAGCTGCTTCAATTTGCCCTGTGGCGCTTGGAAGCCCTGCGCGCTTGGGACAAGGACAGTATCTTCCAGGCAGTGAAAGCCCTGTCCACGGCTATGGAAATCAAGCTGAAAGACTTTAATGCCCCGCTGTTTGTCGCCATCAGCGGCACCACTGCGTCCTTCTCCGTGATGGAAGCCATGGTGCTCCTGGGCCCCGACCTCAGCCGCGCCCGCCTGCGCCAGGCGATCGACGTATTGGGCGGTGCCGGGAAGAAGGTGCTGAAGCGCTGGGAAAAAGAGTACGCTGGACTCAAGTAA
- a CDS encoding IS3 family transposase (programmed frameshift), producing MTRSNKPTKTTRKQYSEEYRKDALALALKVGVSVAAKQLGLHPSQIYGWRSKAKLHQSRGDAERELATENARLKRQLAEQAEELAIFKKGRSVLCKEPEMRYAFMQKHRHEFSIKAMAKVLNVSRSGFYDWVSRSAGQSRYQQYRMQLDSLVQQRFIASKERSGSPRLTKELASEGSKYNQKTIAASMRRQGLRAKAAKRYKATTYSKHGLPVAPNLLEQNFNAEGPNQKWAGDITYLRTEEGWLYLAVVIDLYSRLVIGWAMSETMTATLVCDALQMALWRRKKPTNVIVHTDRGSQYCSKDYQSLITAYGLRCSMSAKGNCYDNACAETFFHSLKVEAIHGNRFPTRCLMRETVFEYIEIDYNRNRLHSANGYLSPEAFEEQLVA from the exons ATGACAAGATCAAATAAACCAACCAAAACCACTCGTAAACAGTACTCAGAGGAATATAGAAAGGATGCCCTAGCACTTGCGCTCAAAGTTGGGGTAAGCGTTGCCGCTAAACAGCTTGGGTTACATCCTTCTCAGATTTACGGATGGCGAAGCAAGGCTAAGTTACATCAGAGCCGAGGGGATGCCGAGAGAGAGCTGGCCACAGAGAATGCTCGCCTTAAGCGGCAGCTGGCTGAGCAGGCAGAGGAGCTAGCGATCT TTAAAAAAGGCCGCAGCGTACTTTGCAAAGAGCCTGAAATGAGGTACGCCTTCATGCAAAAGCACAGGCATGAATTCAGCATCAAAGCGATGGCCAAGGTATTGAACGTATCTCGCAGTGGGTTTTACGACTGGGTGTCAAGATCGGCCGGCCAATCCAGGTACCAGCAGTACCGAATGCAGCTCGATAGCTTGGTACAGCAGCGCTTTATAGCCAGTAAAGAACGTAGTGGCTCTCCTCGCCTGACGAAGGAATTGGCCAGTGAGGGGAGTAAATATAATCAAAAAACAATTGCTGCCAGCATGCGTCGACAGGGCCTACGGGCTAAAGCCGCCAAGAGATATAAAGCCACAACCTATTCAAAACATGGTCTGCCAGTAGCTCCAAATCTGCTCGAGCAGAACTTCAATGCTGAAGGGCCGAATCAGAAATGGGCTGGGGATATAACCTACCTGCGAACGGAAGAAGGTTGGTTATATCTGGCTGTAGTGATAGACCTATATAGTCGGCTAGTTATTGGTTGGGCGATGTCAGAAACGATGACAGCTACATTGGTCTGTGACGCTCTTCAAATGGCTTTATGGCGACGTAAGAAACCTACGAATGTTATCGTGCATACTGACAGGGGAAGCCAGTATTGCTCTAAAGATTATCAATCTTTGATTACAGCTTATGGTCTGCGGTGCAGCATGAGCGCCAAAGGTAATTGCTATGATAACGCTTGTGCAGAAACATTCTTTCACTCACTTAAGGTAGAAGCAATCCATGGTAACCGCTTTCCCACAAGGTGCCTCATGCGAGAGACCGTATTTGAGTATATAGAGATAGACTACAATCGAAATCGCTTACACAGCGCCAATGGCTATCTCAGCCCTGAGGCGTTTGAGGAACAACTAGTCGCTTAG